The Planctellipticum variicoloris DNA window CGGGACTGGACGTCCGTGCTGGCAGCCGGACTGGCCGCAGGCGCGGACGGTCCGCAATCGAACACCCGCCGGGCACGCCCCGGCGTACTGAGGAATGGCGCCCGTGCTTCGGACTCATACCTGCGGCGAATTGCGGTCGGAACATGCCGACCAGACCGTGACCCTCTGCGGCTGGGTCGACAAGTATCGCGATCATGCCGGCATCGTGTTTGTCGATCTGCGAGACCGGTACGGCCGGACACAGGTCAAATTCGACCTTGCCGAGGCGGACACGATTCAGCAGTGGGCCCGCGGCCTCCGTTACGAAGATGTGATTCAGGTCACTGGCAAGGTGGTCCGCCGGCCCGAAGGGCAGGAGAATCCCAAGCTGAGCACCGGCGGCGTCGAGCTGCTGGTTCGCGAGCTGACGGTCCTCAACAAGAGCAAGACCCCCCCGTTCGAACCAAGCACCACTGCGCTGCCGAACGAGGAGCTGCGTCTGAAGCACCGCTTTCTGGACCTCCGGCGGCCGGACGTGCAGACGAACATTATCCTGCGGCACCGGATGACGAAGCTGGTGCGGGACTACTTCGACGAGAAGCAGTTCCTGGAGATCGAGACGCCGATCCTGGGACGGAGCACGCCCGAAGGGGCGCGGGATTACCTGGTTCCCAGCCGGGTTCATGCGGGGATGTTCTACGCTCTTCCGCAGTCGCCGCAGCTCTACAAGCAGATCCTGATGGTGGCCGGTTTCGACCGCTACTTCCAGATCGCCCGCTGCTTCCGCGACGAAGACCTGCGGGCCGACCGTCAGCCGGAATTCACGCAGATCGACGTCGAGATGGCTTTCGTGCAGCGGGAAGACATCCTGCAGACGATCGACGGGTTGATCCTCCGCATGGTCAAGGAGCTGAAGGGGCTCGACCACGAGCTGCCTTTGCCCCGCTACACGCACGCGGATGTGATGGAGCGCTACGGCACCGACAAGCCCGATCTGCGGTTCGGCATGGAGCTGGTCGATGTCGCGGACATCGCGACCGCCTGCGGCTTCGGCGTGTTTACCAAGACGATTGAGACCGGCGGCCGGGTCCGCGGACTGCGGGCGCCCGGAGCGGCGGAGAAGTACAGCCGGAAGGCGATCGACGAGCTGACCGAGTTCGTGAAGAACTACGGCGCGCAGGGGCTGGCGTTCTTCCGCGTGAAGTCGCCGACGGAGCTCGACTCGCCGATCGCCAAGTTCTTTTCCGCGGAACACCAGCAGGCGCTGATCGAACGACTCGGAGGTCAGACAGGGGACGTGCTGTTCTTCGTGGCATCGACGCCCAAGGTGACGAGCGCCGCCCTGGCCGCATTGCGGAACCGGCTCGGCAAGGAGTTGGAGCTGTACGACCCGAGCGAGATTAAAGCCGCCTGGGTGCTCGACTTCCCGATGTATGCCTGGAACGAGGAAGAACAGCGGTGGGAGGCGGAGCACCATCCGTTCTGCCAGCCGGTCGAAGAAGATATTCCGCTGTTCGACACCGACCCCGGCAAGATCCGGGCGCAGTCGTACGACCTGATCTGCAACGGCTACGAGGCCGCGTCGGGCTCCGTCCGTATTCACGATCCGGCCGTGCAGCAGCGGGTCTTCAACTTCATCGGAATCACGCCCGAAGATGCGGAAGACCGGTTCGGCTTCCTGCTGGAATCGCTGCGATACGGAGCCCCTCCGCACGCGGGAATCGCGCTGGGTCTCGACCGCTGGGTGATGATGTTTGCGGGCTGCGACAACATCCGCGACGTGATTGCCTTCCCGAAGACGCAGAAGGCGGCGGATATGCTGACCGGCGCGCCATCGACCGTGGACGCGAAGCAGCTTCGGGATCTGCATATCAAGACGGATGTGCCGCGATGATGGTTGATCGTTGATGGTTGATGGGCCAGGTGTCAGTCAAAAGAGGTCACTTGTTTTGTTGCGCGA harbors:
- the aspS gene encoding aspartate--tRNA ligase translates to MLRTHTCGELRSEHADQTVTLCGWVDKYRDHAGIVFVDLRDRYGRTQVKFDLAEADTIQQWARGLRYEDVIQVTGKVVRRPEGQENPKLSTGGVELLVRELTVLNKSKTPPFEPSTTALPNEELRLKHRFLDLRRPDVQTNIILRHRMTKLVRDYFDEKQFLEIETPILGRSTPEGARDYLVPSRVHAGMFYALPQSPQLYKQILMVAGFDRYFQIARCFRDEDLRADRQPEFTQIDVEMAFVQREDILQTIDGLILRMVKELKGLDHELPLPRYTHADVMERYGTDKPDLRFGMELVDVADIATACGFGVFTKTIETGGRVRGLRAPGAAEKYSRKAIDELTEFVKNYGAQGLAFFRVKSPTELDSPIAKFFSAEHQQALIERLGGQTGDVLFFVASTPKVTSAALAALRNRLGKELELYDPSEIKAAWVLDFPMYAWNEEEQRWEAEHHPFCQPVEEDIPLFDTDPGKIRAQSYDLICNGYEAASGSVRIHDPAVQQRVFNFIGITPEDAEDRFGFLLESLRYGAPPHAGIALGLDRWVMMFAGCDNIRDVIAFPKTQKAADMLTGAPSTVDAKQLRDLHIKTDVPR